The following are encoded together in the Picrophilus oshimae DSM 9789 genome:
- a CDS encoding trehalose synthase, translating to MDKYEKVLWLISFLIVFQMMTGFYLSQVRIPLKYFLYIHIFTGILIFLISIVLIKISGNTRLKRLSYVNMFLILFTGVIGLGFILLKLRFYDIYMPYIHFLIAIGIISNYAVMLGISRTLN from the coding sequence ATGGACAAATATGAAAAGGTACTCTGGTTAATATCCTTTTTGATAGTTTTTCAAATGATGACCGGCTTCTATTTATCACAGGTAAGAATACCGTTGAAATACTTTTTATATATCCACATTTTTACAGGAATTTTAATCTTTTTAATCTCAATTGTTTTAATAAAGATCTCAGGAAATACTAGATTAAAAAGGCTTTCATATGTAAACATGTTCCTGATATTGTTTACAGGTGTTATAGGCCTTGGGTTTATACTGTTAAAATTAAGATTTTATGACATTTACATGCCATATATACATTTCCTGATTGCCATTGGAATTATAAGCAACTATGCGGTCATGCTTGGAATCAGCAGGACCTTAAATTAG
- a CDS encoding MFS transporter has translation MAQEADGINSDLPGHFMGNADEVRRRSPWTVLIALAMGMLVYGVAESYGPVSVIGGILPAKYFFIGLSLPYIAGGVGALFSGSLADKIGRRGSFMVTSAMIIIGIAIFAFLSRYVIALVISFILVGMAAIGLETPTLSMIVESVPASVRGRSLVIVQNFGNIGVAVTFIPVLLHFSGATSRLAISMLFIAPLIALGLSWFYVKESKPWRAVKSTTDIENAWQEQDGNAEPVKPEVGIPLRFLILIIIGIAQDVAFLYFSYGVGYSYFSSGLADNIPIIGGFTMTIVGIITGLVLVEKLNRKSFTIMSYGLLVVLWAVLWIFEALTHSTYGLILTALMVLLFIPGEVTWAARGMLEPELFPTYKRGTYVSIVRFTVWVGAGLVMILLTYRALPFIIPAASVMSIFILSLIMTILWQRKGFETRSRSLSGLDRKISHDIKR, from the coding sequence ATGGCACAAGAGGCTGATGGTATTAATAGTGATTTGCCCGGCCATTTTATGGGCAATGCTGATGAAGTCAGAAGAAGGTCTCCATGGACTGTTTTAATAGCACTTGCAATGGGCATGCTTGTCTACGGTGTTGCCGAGAGTTACGGACCGGTTTCGGTCATTGGTGGAATACTCCCTGCAAAATATTTCTTCATTGGCCTAAGCTTACCTTACATAGCCGGTGGCGTCGGTGCATTATTTTCAGGGTCACTTGCCGATAAAATAGGCAGACGTGGCTCTTTTATGGTTACATCTGCAATGATTATTATTGGTATAGCAATTTTTGCATTTTTATCAAGGTATGTTATTGCACTTGTAATATCTTTCATCCTTGTTGGAATGGCCGCAATAGGCCTTGAAACACCAACCCTATCAATGATTGTTGAATCTGTTCCTGCAAGCGTTCGCGGCAGGTCTCTTGTTATCGTTCAGAATTTTGGAAACATCGGTGTTGCCGTTACTTTTATACCTGTATTATTGCATTTCTCTGGTGCAACAAGCAGGCTTGCAATATCAATGCTATTCATAGCACCACTTATTGCCCTTGGCCTTTCATGGTTCTATGTAAAGGAGAGCAAACCATGGCGTGCGGTAAAATCAACAACTGACATAGAAAATGCATGGCAGGAGCAGGACGGCAATGCCGAGCCTGTGAAGCCCGAGGTTGGCATACCATTAAGGTTCCTGATACTTATAATAATAGGCATAGCACAGGACGTTGCATTTTTATATTTCTCATACGGTGTTGGTTACAGCTATTTTTCATCAGGGCTTGCCGATAACATACCGATAATCGGCGGATTCACAATGACCATCGTTGGAATAATAACAGGTCTAGTTCTTGTTGAGAAATTAAACAGAAAATCCTTTACAATAATGTCATATGGGCTTCTTGTTGTTCTATGGGCTGTACTCTGGATCTTTGAGGCATTAACGCACAGCACATATGGCCTGATACTTACAGCATTAATGGTTCTTTTATTTATACCTGGAGAGGTTACATGGGCTGCACGTGGAATGCTGGAGCCTGAGCTATTCCCAACCTATAAAAGGGGCACATACGTTTCAATAGTAAGATTCACTGTATGGGTCGGTGCAGGCCTTGTCATGATACTTTTAACATACAGGGCGCTTCCATTTATAATTCCGGCTGCTTCAGTAATGTCAATATTCATATTGTCATTGATAATGACAATACTATGGCAGAGAAAGGGCTTTGAAACAAGATCAAGAAGCCTGTCAGGACTTGACAGAAAGATAAGCCATGATATTAAGAGATAA
- a CDS encoding MFS transporter, producing MNKLNKSKHLFLLYSIILILMALSMRSTNNMVVTTVPLLSKYVLHFSYVLTALVTAIIYLGTVLATSFLNPLMNSKLRKYIFVLANFMLTIFLILYYISNNISVFIISFLIGISYGIILPNIITSASLYPDSTGRERLLSIYSVGLSLSLVFGPSLESFLLTIIGYRTIFLFFAPIGIIGFIASFFISFPENRNEKHGASVKHNKGLWTSILTITTYNVPFAALTVFLAIFAETRFHVSSFMAYLPFVFFFTVSFFTRIYLSIRPIKNIRYAIIIAPAITIMALILFPFLPNYYAFIAVMMLLGIPHGSIFPISTIEISRGSSIEERNAINSYFYSYNMSLFMIVPLLFAIIIPYIGFQETFAILIIPVVISVLIIIKKYWKDDEIFGINTRRYKNTF from the coding sequence ATGAATAAATTAAATAAGAGTAAACATCTGTTTTTATTATATTCAATTATATTAATATTAATGGCACTATCAATGAGATCGACAAACAATATGGTTGTTACAACAGTGCCATTGCTTTCTAAATATGTCCTTCATTTTTCATATGTGCTAACAGCCCTGGTTACTGCAATAATATATCTTGGAACGGTTCTTGCAACATCATTTTTAAATCCCTTAATGAATTCAAAGTTAAGAAAATACATTTTTGTCCTTGCTAATTTCATGCTTACAATATTTTTAATATTATATTATATATCAAACAATATAAGTGTTTTTATAATCTCCTTTTTAATAGGAATATCATATGGTATAATACTGCCAAATATAATTACATCCGCAAGTTTGTATCCGGATAGTACTGGAAGGGAAAGGCTGCTAAGCATATACTCTGTGGGTTTAAGCCTTAGCCTGGTTTTTGGGCCTTCCCTTGAATCGTTTTTATTAACAATAATTGGATACCGAACAATATTTCTATTTTTTGCGCCAATTGGAATAATAGGATTTATAGCATCATTTTTTATTAGCTTCCCTGAAAATAGAAATGAAAAACACGGTGCATCAGTAAAACACAATAAAGGTTTATGGACGTCAATTCTTACAATAACAACGTACAATGTTCCATTTGCAGCACTCACCGTTTTTCTTGCAATTTTTGCGGAAACAAGATTTCACGTAAGCAGTTTTATGGCATATCTGCCATTCGTATTCTTTTTTACGGTTTCATTTTTTACAAGAATATATTTAAGCATAAGACCAATAAAAAATATTAGATATGCAATAATAATTGCTCCAGCAATAACAATTATGGCATTGATACTATTCCCATTTTTACCCAACTATTACGCCTTTATTGCAGTCATGATGCTCCTGGGCATACCGCATGGTTCCATATTTCCCATATCAACCATAGAAATATCAAGGGGATCATCAATTGAGGAAAGGAATGCAATAAATTCATACTTTTATTCTTACAATATGAGCCTGTTTATGATCGTTCCATTGTTATTCGCAATTATTATACCATACATAGGATTTCAGGAAACATTTGCAATTCTCATAATCCCTGTTGTTATATCAGTATTGATAATAATAAAAAAATACTGGAAGGATGATGAAATATTTGGAATAAATACAAGAAGATATAAAAACACATTTTAA